The following DNA comes from Polynucleobacter sp. MG-6-Vaara-E2.
CGGATTTGGTGAACACTATTAAACAAGTGCACGCGAATTTGAATCCAGATTTAGTCATTATTGGTTTATTGCGCGTCATGTTTGATGCGCGCATGACCTTGCAACAACAAGTATCGGATCAGCTCCTTGAGCACTTTGGTGACAAAGTATTTAAGACGATTATTCCGCGCAATGTTCGACTCGCCGAAGCCCCTTCTTACGGACTTCCTGGCGTAGCTTTCGATAAATCATCGCGTGGTGCAAAAGCCTATTTAGAGTTTGGCGCCGAAATGGTTGAGCGCATCAAACATATGTAATCCGCAGAAAGAAAAAATAAAGATCATGGTTGCTATTAAGAAAAAAGGTTTGGGTAGAGGGCTTGAAGCCTTGCTTGGAGAAAAGACTCAGCAAGCAAGCTCTTCTACTGATATCAATCGTTTGCCGCTAACCGCTTTGCAAGCAGGAAAATATCAGCCGCGTCAAAAAATGGAAGCGGGTGCGCTCCAAGAGCTGGCAGAAAGTATTCGTGAACAAGGTGTGATGCAGCCTTTGTTGGTGCGTTTAGTTTCGCCGGGCAAGTATGAAATTATTGCGGGTGAAAGACGCTTTCGCGCGGCAACGATTGCAGGCTTAAAAGAAGTTCCTGTTTTAGTTTCTGGAGCCAATGACCAAGCTGCCGCTGCAATGGCTTTAGTAGAAAACATGCAGCGTGAGGATTTAAACCCTCTTGAAGAGTCACAGGGTTTAGCTAGATTGATTGAAGAGTTTGGTTTTACGCATGAGCAAGCAGCAAAGGCGGTAGGCAAATCTCGCAGTGCTATTACCAATTTATTGCGTCTTGCTCAGCTAGCAAAGCCGGTTCAGGCCATGCTTCTGGCTGGCGACATAGATATGGGCCATGCCCGAGCGCTCTTGCCCCTGCCAGGCTCTAGCCAGGTTGCTTTAGCCCAAAGAATCGCCGCGCAGGGACTATCAGTTCGTGAGGCAGAGCGTATGACAGCCGCTTTAGTGATTGCGGGCGGTCAAATAGGCGATAAAAAAGCGAAAAGTAAGCCCGGTAGCTCTTCACTAAGCCCAGATCCAGATATGCAGCGCTTGACTCAAGAAATAGCAGATTTGATCGGTTTAAGTGCTCAATTTAAGCTCAAAGGTAAGGGTGGGGAGCTCATACTCCGCTTTAGCCAATTTGATGAGCTTGATTCGCTATTTAAAAAGTTGGGCATTGAGTCTTAAGTTAAGCAGAAAAATGTACCCAAATCCTTTGACATATTGCAGTGCAAACATTAAACTTTCGTGGCTAAATTGATTCCTCAAAAAAATCACTTTTCCGAGTTAAATGAATGG
Coding sequences within:
- a CDS encoding ParB/RepB/Spo0J family partition protein, coding for MVAIKKKGLGRGLEALLGEKTQQASSSTDINRLPLTALQAGKYQPRQKMEAGALQELAESIREQGVMQPLLVRLVSPGKYEIIAGERRFRAATIAGLKEVPVLVSGANDQAAAAMALVENMQREDLNPLEESQGLARLIEEFGFTHEQAAKAVGKSRSAITNLLRLAQLAKPVQAMLLAGDIDMGHARALLPLPGSSQVALAQRIAAQGLSVREAERMTAALVIAGGQIGDKKAKSKPGSSSLSPDPDMQRLTQEIADLIGLSAQFKLKGKGGELILRFSQFDELDSLFKKLGIES